From Longimicrobium sp., a single genomic window includes:
- a CDS encoding cyclic nucleotide-binding domain-containing protein: MQSLEAPPPELVSGFRASPLFAGLAEESLQALAAAARPVRLEPGQALFEGDHAGDALYLVLEGEVEAVEPRPGEEEARIRLIAAGEAFDELQPLAAAPLPARVRAVGPASLARVPEADTLRLEDRHPDLRAALRRVQQRQLLCRLCPMVGPLDGAFLDELERAADWAYLDRGQLLFEQGAPSGSLFFVVSGRLAVERVERDGSVRALGEVGRGESIGEKSFFLGEARSARVRAVRDSVLVEFTNAEFEALVAGRPQLLRHVARSLVERLHKGDAGTATGARVASVAVLGASPGAPVSAFCERLAAALARHGPTLRLSAPVVNEMTGEPGLADAWEDAPEAARLLAWLEAREAAHRFVVFEAQPRVSAWTRRCLRRADHVLLLARADEDPGPDEVEKGLLSVDRGVTDARRSLVLVHPEGSDGLPRGTRRWLDARRVEDHHHLRWGDAADLARLARHLAGRAVGLVLGGGGARGFAHIGVLRALREAGVPVDLVGGTSMGASLAAQTAMGWSPEKMVEMNRRMWIEMRPHRVFTLPLVSVLSTAKAEVCGRMMYGDLEIEDLWIPFFCVSSNLTTAEMVVHRRGSLLRAATASASLPGIAPPVLEGNELLVDGALLNNLPSDVMRQLGAGVVIASEVSVEEDAAFTCDQVPTPRQVLKGRLLRRPVRFPSLMEVVMRASLLHSAYREREAMELADVCLRPPIDAFGLMEFDALESIVAAGYEYARTAVPAWVETGALGPSATGGG; the protein is encoded by the coding sequence ATGCAGTCGCTCGAAGCCCCTCCTCCCGAGCTGGTCTCCGGCTTCCGCGCGTCGCCGCTCTTCGCGGGGCTCGCGGAGGAGTCGCTCCAGGCATTGGCCGCGGCCGCCCGGCCGGTGCGCCTGGAGCCCGGCCAGGCGCTCTTCGAGGGGGACCACGCGGGCGACGCGCTCTACCTGGTACTCGAGGGCGAGGTGGAGGCGGTGGAGCCCCGCCCGGGCGAGGAGGAGGCGCGCATCCGCCTGATCGCGGCGGGGGAGGCGTTCGACGAGCTGCAGCCGCTGGCGGCGGCCCCGCTCCCCGCGCGGGTGCGCGCCGTGGGCCCCGCGAGCCTCGCGCGCGTGCCCGAGGCCGACACGCTGCGGCTGGAGGACCGCCACCCCGACCTGCGCGCCGCGCTGCGCCGCGTGCAGCAGCGCCAGCTCCTCTGCCGCCTGTGCCCCATGGTGGGGCCGCTGGACGGGGCGTTCCTGGACGAGCTGGAACGGGCCGCCGACTGGGCGTACCTGGACCGCGGGCAGCTCCTCTTCGAGCAGGGCGCGCCCTCCGGCTCGCTCTTCTTCGTGGTGAGCGGGCGCCTGGCGGTGGAGCGGGTGGAGCGCGACGGGAGCGTGCGGGCGCTGGGCGAGGTGGGGCGCGGCGAGAGCATCGGCGAGAAGAGCTTCTTCCTGGGCGAGGCCCGCAGCGCCCGCGTGCGCGCGGTGCGCGACAGCGTGCTGGTGGAGTTCACCAACGCCGAGTTCGAGGCGCTGGTCGCCGGGCGCCCCCAGCTCCTGCGCCACGTGGCCCGCAGCCTGGTGGAGCGGCTGCACAAGGGCGACGCCGGGACGGCCACGGGGGCGCGCGTGGCGAGCGTGGCCGTGCTGGGGGCCAGCCCCGGCGCGCCGGTGTCCGCCTTCTGCGAACGGCTGGCGGCCGCGCTCGCCCGGCACGGGCCCACGCTCCGGCTCTCCGCCCCCGTGGTCAACGAGATGACGGGCGAGCCGGGCCTGGCCGACGCGTGGGAGGACGCCCCCGAGGCCGCGCGGCTCCTGGCGTGGCTGGAGGCGCGCGAGGCGGCCCACCGCTTCGTGGTGTTCGAGGCCCAGCCGCGCGTGTCGGCCTGGACGCGCCGCTGCCTGCGCCGCGCCGACCACGTGCTCCTGCTGGCGCGCGCCGACGAGGACCCCGGCCCCGACGAGGTGGAGAAGGGGCTCCTGAGCGTGGACCGCGGCGTCACCGACGCGCGGCGCTCGCTGGTGCTGGTGCACCCCGAGGGGAGCGACGGGCTCCCGCGGGGCACGCGCCGCTGGCTGGACGCGCGCCGCGTGGAGGACCACCACCACCTGCGCTGGGGCGACGCGGCCGACCTGGCCCGGCTGGCGCGCCACCTGGCCGGGCGCGCCGTGGGGCTGGTGCTGGGGGGCGGCGGGGCGCGCGGCTTCGCCCACATCGGGGTGCTGCGGGCGCTGCGCGAGGCGGGGGTGCCGGTGGACCTGGTGGGCGGCACCAGCATGGGCGCCTCGCTGGCCGCGCAGACCGCCATGGGGTGGAGCCCCGAGAAGATGGTGGAGATGAACCGGCGGATGTGGATCGAGATGCGGCCGCACCGCGTCTTCACCCTGCCGCTGGTGTCGGTGCTCAGCACCGCCAAGGCCGAGGTGTGCGGGCGGATGATGTACGGCGACCTGGAGATCGAGGACCTCTGGATCCCCTTCTTCTGCGTCTCCAGCAACCTCACCACCGCCGAGATGGTGGTGCACCGCCGGGGCTCGCTGCTCCGGGCCGCCACCGCCAGCGCCTCGCTCCCCGGCATCGCGCCGCCCGTGCTGGAGGGGAACGAGCTGCTGGTGGACGGCGCGCTGCTGAACAACCTGCCGTCGGACGTGATGCGGCAGCTGGGCGCGGGGGTGGTGATCGCCTCGGAGGTGTCGGTGGAGGAGGACGCCGCCTTCACCTGCGACCAGGTCCCCACCCCCAGGCAGGTGCTCAAGGGCCGCTTGCTGCGCCGCCCCGTGCGCTTCCCCTCCCTCATGGAGGTGGTGATGCGCGCCTCGCTCCTGCACAGCGCCTACCGCGAGCGCGAGGCGATGGAGCTGGCCGACGTCTGCCTGCGCCCCCCGATCGACGCCTTCGGGCTCATGGAGTTCGACGCGCTGGAGAGCATCGTGGCCGCGGGCTACGAGTACGCGCGGACCGCGGTGCCGGCCTGGGTGGAGACGGGCGCGCTGGGGCCGTCGGCCACGGGCGGCGGTTGA